A genomic segment from Synchiropus splendidus isolate RoL2022-P1 chromosome 18, RoL_Sspl_1.0, whole genome shotgun sequence encodes:
- the scn8aa gene encoding sodium channel, voltage gated, type VIII, alpha subunit a isoform X1, with amino-acid sequence MAAPLLAPPGPDSFKKFTAESLAALEQRINEEKNKKPPKQDSSYRDDDDENKPKPNSDLEAGKSLPYIYGDIPKGMVAVPLEDLDPFYLNSQKTFIVLNRGKTIFRFSATPALYFISPFNPVRRVAIKILIHSLFSMIIMCTILTNCIFMTFSDPPEWSKQVEYTFTGIYTFESLVKITARGFCIDGFTFLRDPWNWLDFMVISMAYITEFVDLGNVSALRTFRVLRALKTISVIPGLKTIVGALIQSVKKLSDVMILTVFCLSVFALIGLQLFMGNLRHKCVFWPINFNESYPPNSSRVFDWDEYITNETNFYFLPGQLDALLCGNSSDSGRCPEGYTCMKAGRNPNYGYTSFDSFGWAFLALFRLMTQDFWENLYMLTLRAAGKTYMIFFVLVIFVGSFYLVNLILAVVAMAYEEQNQATMEEAQQKEEEFKAMLEQLKKQQEEAQTAAMATSAGTVSEDAVEDDGGGRLSCSSSEMSKLSSKSAKERRNRKKKWRQKEQEKEKGDSEKFVKSESDDGSKRSRFRFPDNRLGRKSSIMNQSLLSIPGSPFLSRHNSKSSIFSFKGRGKDVGSENEFADDEHSTVEECEERRGSLFSPYRRSSYSGYHGKRNSTVDCNGVVSLIGPGPGGRLLPEVKIDKAATDDSPTTEVEVKKKLSGSLMVSVDQLNTSFGRKERANSVMSAITNTLVEELEESQRKCPPCWYKFSNTFLIWECSPMWLRIKEIVNLIVMDPFVDLAITICIVLNTLFMAMEHYPMTPDFEHMLSVGNLVFTGIFAGEMLFKLVAMDPYYYFQEAWNCFDGFIVTLSLVELALADVEGLSVLRSFRLLRVFKLAKSWPTLNMLIKIIGNSVGALGNLTLVLAIIVFIFAVVGMQLFGKSYKDCVCKINADCELPRWHMNDFFHSFLIVFRVLCGEWIETMWDCMEVAGQAMCLIVFMMVMVIGNLVVLNLFLALLLSSFSADNLAATDDDGEPNNLQISVMRINKGIAWIKSKVRILVASLLRKPPMEDEQKPLDDMYDKKLNCIANHTGVDINRDLDYAKNGNGTTSGIGSSVGKYMIDEDHMSFIHNPNLTVCVPIAVGESDFENLNTEDFSSESDNENSKELDDTSSSEGSTIDIKPDVEEVVVVETVEEYMEPDPCWTDACVAKYKCCDVDITMGWGKSWWFLRKTCYLIVEHNWFETLIIFMILLSSGALAFEDVYIEQRKTIRVILEYADRVFTYIFILEMLLKWVAYGFVKYFTNAWCWLDFFIVDVSIVSLVANALGYSDLGPIKSLRTLRALRPLRALSRFEGMRVVVNALVGAIPSIMNVLLVCLIFWLIFSIMGVNLFAGKYYFCFNETSEEYFPVDVVNNKTQCEALIHENNTEVRWKNVKINFDNVGAGYLALLQVATFKGWMDIMYAAVDSREVEDQPDYEVNIYMYIYFVVFIIFGSFFTLNLFIGVIIDNFNQQKKKFGGQDIFMTEEQKKYYNAMKKLGSKKPQKPIPRPQNKIQGMVFDFVTQQVFDISIMILICLNMVTMMVETDDQSDETELVLYWVNFIFIVVFTTEFLLKLFALRHYYFTNGWNIFDVVVVILSIVGMFLADLIEKYFVSPTLFRVIRLARIGRILRLIKGAKGIRTLLFALMMSLPALFNIGLLLFLVMFIFSIFGMSNFGYVKHGAGIDDLYNFETFGNSMIILFMITTSAGWDGLLLPILNYPPDCDPNLENPGTSVKGDCGNPSVGIFFFVMYIIISFLIVVNMYIAIILENFSVATEESADPLSEDDFETFYEIWEKFDPTASQFITFAKLSDFADALEHPLRVPKPNTIELIAMDMPMVSGDRIHCLDILFAFTKRVLGDSGELDMLRQQMEERFVAANPSKVSYEPITTTLRRKQEDVSARIIQNAYRAHLIRRGIIFKRRTFTNNKLENGGTNPEKKESTPSTASLPSYDSVTKPDKEKQDDNKEEWARKDKDKNQKDEWESKC; translated from the exons ATGGCTGCACCCCTTCTTGCACCGCCAGGACCTGATAGCTTCAAGAAGTTCACTGCTGAATCTTTGGCGGCCCTCGAGCAACGCATCAACgaggagaagaacaagaagcCTCCCAAACAGGACAGCAGTTACCGCGACGACGATGACGAGAACAAGCCCAAGCCCAACAGTGACCTGGAGGCTGGCAAGAGTCTTCCCTACATCTACGGCGACATCCCTAAAGGAATGGTGGCGGTGCCACTGGAGGATCTGGACCCTTTCTACCTGAACTCCCAGAAA aCGTTTATAGTGCTAAATAGAGGGAAAACAATCTTCCGTTTCAGTGCCACACCTGCCTTGTACTTCATAAGTCCTTTTAATCCGGTTCGGCGAGTAGCTATTAAGATTTTGATACATTC TCTTTTCAGCATGATCATTATGTGTACCATTTTGACCAACTGCATATTCATGACCTTTAGTGACCCCCCTGAGTGGTCCAAACAAGTAGA ATACACCTTCACTGGAATTTATACGTTTGAGTCCCTTGTCAAAATCACGGCGCGAGGATTCTGCATAGATGGCTTTACTTTCCTGCGAGATCCCTGGAACTGGCTGGACTTCATGGTCATCTCCATGGC ATATATAACAGAGTTTGTGGACCTGGGCAATGTATCTGCGCTGAGAACGTTCAGAGTTCTCCGAGCATTGAAAACTATCTCTGTCATTCCAG GCCTGAAGACCATTGTGGGAGCTCTGATCCAGTCAGTGAAGAAACTGTCCGACGTGATGATCCTCACCGTCTTCTGCCTGAGCGTCTTCGCCCTCATCGGCCTCCAGCTCTTCATGGGAAACCTGCGACACAAGTGTGTGTTCTGGCCCATCAACTTCAATGAGAGTTACCCGCCCAACAGCAGCAGGGTCTTCGACTGGGACGAGTACATCACCAACGAAA CCAACTTCTACTTCCTGCCCGGCCAGCTGGACGCGCTGCTCTGCGGGAACAGCTCAGACTCCGG ACGTTGCCCTGAAGGATACACATGCATGAAAGCCGGCAGGAACCCCAACTATGGCTACACCAGCTTCGACAGCTTCGGCTGGGCCTTCCTGGCTCTCTTCAGGCTCATGACACAGGACTTCTGGGAAAACCTCTACATGCTG aCCCTGCGCGCGGCAGGAAAGACCTACATGATCTTCTTTGTGTTGGTGATCTTTGTCGGCTCTTTCTACCTCGTAAACTTGATCCTGGCTGTGGTGGCTATGGCATACGAGGAGCAGAACCAGGCCACCATGGAGGAAGCccagcagaaggaggaggagttcAAGGCCATGCTAGAGCAGctgaagaagcagcaggaggaagcccAG ACGGCTGCCATGGCGACCTCTGCGGGCACGGTGTCTGAGGACGCTGTAGAAGACGACGGAGGAGGTCGGCTGTCCTGCAGCTCCTCAGAGATGTCCAAGCTCAGCTCCAAGAGCGCCAAAGAAAGAAGGAACCGCAAAAAGAAGTGGCGACAGAaagagcaggagaaggagaagggggACAGCGAGAAGTTTGTCAAGTCGGAGTCCGACGATGGGAGCAAGAGAAGCCGATTCCGTTTCCCGGACAACCGGCTGGGCCGAAAGTCCTCCATCATGAACCAG TCGCTGCTCAGCATCCCCGGCTCGCCCTTCCTCTCCCGCCACAACAGCAAGAGCAGCATCTTCAGCTTCAAGGGTCGAGGCAAAGACGTGGGCTCCGAGAACGAGTTTGCCGACGACGAGCACAGCACGGTGGAGGAGTGCGAGGAGCGGCGCGGCTCGCTCTTCAGCCCGTACCGGCGCAGCAGCTACAGCGGCTACCACGGCAAGAGGAACAGTACGGTGGATTGCAACGGCGTGGTGTCGCTGATCGGCCCCGGGCCCGGCGGACGCCTTCTGCCTGAGGTGAAAATAGATAAGGCAGCTACTGACGACAGT CCGACTACTGAGgttgaggtgaagaagaagctgtcgGGCTCCCTGATGGTGTCAGTGGACCAGCTCAATACCTCTTTTGGGCGGAAAGAGCGGGCCAACAGTGTCATGAGCGCCATTACCAACACTCTCGTGGAGG AACTGGAGGAGTCCCAGCGCAAGTGTCCACCGTGCTGGTATAAGTTTTCTAACACTTTCCTGATTTGGGAGTGCTCCCCCATGTGGCTGAGGATTAAGGAGATAGTCAACCTGATTGTGATGGACCCGTTTGTGGACCTGGCCATCACCATCTGTATCGTGCTCAACACTCTGTTCATGGCCATGGAGCACTACCCCATGACCCCCGACTTTGAGCACATGCTGTCTGTGGGTAACCTG GTCTTCACGGGGATCTTTGCTGGAGAGATGCTCTTCAAACTGGTGGCCATGGATCCCTACTACTACTTCCAGGAGGCCTGGAACTGTTTCGACGGCTTCATTGTGACTCTGAGTTTAGTGGAACTGGCTCTGGCTGACGTGGAGGGTCTGTCGGTGCTGCGCTCCTTCCGACTG CTGCGAGTTTTCAAGCTAGCAAAGTCCTGGCCGACTCTCAACATGTTGATCAAGATCATCGGTAATTCTGTGGGAGCGCTGGGAAACCTGACCCTGGTCCTGGccatcatcgtcttcatcttTGCTGTGGTGGGCATGCAACTGTTTGGGAAAAGCTACAAAGACTGTGTATGCAAGATCAACGCCGACTGCGAGCTGCCGCGCTGGCACATGAACGACTTCTTCCACTCCTTCCTCATCGTCTTCCGGGTCCTCTGTGGAGAGTGGATCGAGACCATGTGGGACTGCATGGAGGTGGCGGGTCAGGCCATGTGCCTCATCGTCTTCATGATGGTCATGGTCATCGGGAACCTGGTG GTGTTGAACCTGTTCCTTGCCTTGCTGCTGAGCTCATTCAGTGCAGACAACCTGGCGGCGACGGATGACGACGGCGAGCCGAACAACCTCCAGATCTCCGTCATGCGTATCAACAAAGGGATCGCCTGGATCAAAAGCAAGGTTCGGATCCTGGTCGCCAGTCTCCTGAGGAAGCCTCCAATGGAGGACGAGCAGAAGCCTCTGGACGACATGTACGACAAGAAGCTGAACTGCATCGCCAACCACACGGGGGTCGACATTAACCGCGACCTGGACTATGCCAAGAATGGCAACGGAACCACCAGTGGGATCGGCAGCAGTGTTGGGAAATACATGATCGACGAGGATCACATGTCATTCATCCACAATCCCAACTTGACCGTCTGCGTGCCCATCGCCGTGGGAGAGTCTGACTTCGAGAACCTGAACACCGAGGACTTCAGCAGCGAGTCTGACAACGAGAACAGCAAGGAG CTGGACGACACCAGCTCTTCAGAGGGCAGCACGATCGACATCAAGCCAgatgtggaggaggtggtggtggtggagacaGTGGAGGAGTACATGGAACCAGACCCCTGCTGGACTGATG CGTGTGTGGCCAAGTACAAGTGCTGTGACGTGGACATCACCATGGGCTGGGGCAAGAGCTGGTGGTTCCTGAGGAAAACTTGCTATCTGATTGTTGAGCACAACTGGTTTGAGACCCTCATCATTTTCATGATCCTCCTGAGCAGCGGAGCACTG GCTTTTGAGGACGTCTACATCGAGCAGAGGAAGACGATCCGTGTGATTCTAGAATATGCCGACAGAGTTTTCACCTACATCTTCATCCTGGAGATGTTGCTGAAGTGGGTGGCCTACGGATTTGTCAAGTACTTCACCAACGCCTGGTGTTGGCTGGACTTCTTCATTGTGGAT gtGTCTATAGTCAGCCTTGTAGCTAATGCGCTGGGCTACTCCGATCTAGGGCCCATTAAATCACTAAGGACACTAAGAGCCTTGAGACCCCTCAGAGCCTTGTCACGTTTTGAAGGGATGAGG GTGGTAGTCAACGCCTTGGTGGGCGCCATCCCCTCCATTATGAATGTGTTGCTGGTTTGCCTCATCTTTTGGCTGATTTTTAGTATCATGGGCGTCAACTTGTTCGCCGGCAAGTACTACTTCTGTTTCAATGAGACATCAGAGGAATACTTTCCGGTGGATGTGGTCAACAACAAGACCCAGTGTGAAGCACTCATTCACGAGAACAACACCGAGGTCCGCTGGAAGAACGTCAAGATCAACTTTGACAATGTCGGTGCTGGTTACCTGGCTCTCCTGCAAGTG GCAACGTTCAAAGGTTGGATGGACATCATGTACGCAGCTGTGGACTCCAGAGAG GTGGAGGATCAGCCGGACTACGAAGTCAACATCTACATGTACATCtactttgttgttttcatcatcTTTGGCTCATTCTTCACGCTCAACCTCTTCATCGGTGTGATCATCGACAACTTCAACCAGCAGAAGAAAAAG TTTGGAGGTCAGGATATCTTCATgacagaagaacagaagaagTACTACAACGCCATGAAAAAGCTGGGCTCCAAAAAACCCCAGAAGCCCATCCCACGTCCACAG AACAAAATCCAAGGAATGGTCTTCGACTTTGTCACCCAGCAAGTCTTCGACATCTCCATCATGATCTTGATCTGCCTCAACATGGTGACCATGATGGTGGAGACAGATGATCAGTCCGACGAAACAGAGTTGGTCCTCTATTGGGTCAACTTCATCTTCATTGTGGTCTTCACCACGGAATTCCTGCTGAAGCTCTTTGCTCTCCGCCACTACTACTTCACCAACGGCTGGAATATCTTCGACGTGGTCGTGGTCATCTTGTCCATCGTTG GGATGTTCCTGGCCGACCTCATTGAGAAATACTTTGTATCCCCAACCTTGTTCAGGGTGATCCGCCTGGCTCGGATCGGTCGAATCCTGCGTCTCATCAAAGGAGCCAAAGGTATCCGAACTCTGCTCTTCgctctgatgatgtcactgcctGCGCTGTTCAACATCGGGCTCCTGCTGTTCTTGGTCATGTTTATCTTCTCCATTTTTGGAATGTCAAACTTTGGTTACGTGAAACACGGGGCAGGGATCGATGACCTGTACAATTTTGAGACCTTCGGCAACAGCATGATCATCTTGTTCATGATCACCACGTCGGCCGGCTGGGACGGTTTGCTCCTGCCCATCCTCAACTACCCCCCCGACTGTGACCCTAACCTGGAGAACCCAGGCACGTCTGTGAAGGGCGACTGCGGAAACCCCTCGGTGGGGatcttcttctttgtcatgTACATCATCATATCCTTCCTGATTGTGGTGAACATGTACATCGCCATCATCCTGGAGAACTTCAGCGTGGCCACGGAGGAGAGCGCTGACCCTCTGAGCGAGGACGACTTTGAGACCTTTTACGAAATCTGGGAGAAGTTTGATCCCACTGCCTCTCAGTTCATCACCTTCGCCAAGCTTTCGGACTTTGCAGACGCTCTGGAACACCCTCTCCGCGTGCCCAAGCCCAACACCATCGAACTCATCGCCATGGACATGCCCATGGTGAGCGGCGACCGCATCCACTGCCTGGACATCCTGTTTGCCTTCACCAAGCGAGTGCTGGGAGACAGCGGCGAGCTGGACATGCTCAGGCAACAGATGGAGGAGCGCTTCGTGGCGGCCAACCCCTCCAAGGTGTCGTACGAGCCCATCACCACGACGCTGCGCCGCAAACAGGAAGATGTCTCCGCCAGGATCATCCAGAACGCCTATCGCGCTCACCTCATCAGGCGCGGGATTATCTTCAAGCGCCGCACCTTTACCAACAATAAGCTGGAGAACGGCGGGACCAACCCTGAGAAGAAGGAGAGCACACCATCCACAGCCTCGCTGCCCTCCTATGACAGTGTGACCAAGCCAGATAAGGAGAAGCAGGACGACAACAAAGAGGAGTGGGCCCGCAAAGACAAGGACAAAAACCAAAAAGACGAGTGGGAATCCAAGTGTTAG